Genomic segment of Candidatus Eisenbacteria bacterium:
CGCGCCGACGGTGGCGGCGTTCCGGACCAGCTTCTCCTCCTCGATGATCTCCAGGTAGCGCTGGCAGCGCACCATGTCCACCAGGTTGCCGCCCCAGGTCGAGTTGATGCGGCTCTTGACGCGGAAGACGTTCTGCGGCTCCTCGTCCACGCGCCCGCCCCCGAGGCAGCCGCAGACCTGCATCTTCTTGCCGAACGCGAGCAGGTCCGGCTGCACGCCGAGCTGCGGGTAGGCCCAGAAGGTCCCGGTCAGGCCGACGCCGGTCTGCACCTCGTCCACGATGAACAGCGCGTCGTTCTCGTGCGCGAGCGCGACCAGGGCCTTGAGGAACTCGGGACGGAAGTGGTTGTCGCCGCCCTCGGCCTGGATGGGCTCGAGGATCACCGCGGCGATGCCGTGCGGGTCGGCGTGGAACGCGGCCTTCACCTCGTCCAGCGAGGCGCGCTCGGCCTGCGCGACGCGGGCCAGCTCGGCGGCGTCCACGGGGAAGCGCAGCGCCGGATTGCTCACGCGCGGCCAGTCGAACTTCGCGAAGTACTGGTACTTCCGCGGGTCGGCGGTGTTGGTCATCGAGACCGTGTAGCCGCTGCGGCCGTGGAAGGCGTCGCGGAAGTGCAGGATCCGGTGCCCTTCCTCGCGCTCGATGCCCTTCGCGAAGTTGCGCCGCACCTTCCAGTCCATGGCCGCCTTGAGCGCGTTCTCGACGCCCAGCGCCCCGCCGGCGACGAAGAAGGCGTGCTTCCAGTCAGGGCCCATGGCGACGCGCCCGAAGGTGTCCACGAACTCGGCCATCTCGGTCGTGTAGATGTCCGAGTTGGTCGGGTTGACGAGCGCCGCGCGCGTCAGGCGGGCCAGGAACTCGCCGTCCTTGAGCTTCGGGTGGTTGAAGCCGATCGGAAAGGTCGCGAAGAACGAGAACAGGTCGAGGAACGAGCGGTTGCCGCGCGAATCCCAAATCCGGCGGCCCTGGCTCTTCTCGAGATCGAGCACGATGTCGTAGCCGTCCGCCAGCATGTGGCGGTGCAGCGTGTCGTGCACCTGGTTCGGGGCGATGTGCTTGCTCATGACTCGGCTCCTCGGGCGACGGGCTCGACGTAGGTTTCTTCCTTGGTGGTGGACAGCACCATCACCGTGCGGGTCTGCCGCACGCCGTCGTGGGCGGCGAGCTGCTCGAGCAGCAGGCGCTGCAGCGACTCCATGTCGCGCACCCGCACCTTGAGCAGCAGCGAGAACTCGCCGGTGACGTGATGGCATTCCTGGACTTCGTTCAAGCGGGTCACGCGCTCGAGAAACGCGGACTCGAAGCGCGGGTTCTCGATGAACACCTCCACGAACGCCGTGATCGAGGCGCCGACGGCCTCCGGCCGCACGAGCGCGGTCCAGCGGCGGATGACGCCCGAGGCCTCGAGCTTGCGGAGCCGCTCGTTCACGGCGGCGGTCGAGAGTCCGACCTTCTTCGCGATCTCGGCCTGGGCGCTGGCTCCGTCGCGCTGCACGAGCTGCAGGATGCGGCGGTCCTTGGCGTCTAGCTTCAAGTGTTCGTACGGTCGCGTGACCATGTGACCATTATATTTTCGGCAGGATAGTCTGTCAACCGAATGGATTATTGCGCCACGGCCGTTCCGCCCGGAACCGACTGGCGGCGCGCGAAACCTCCGGGTAGGGTGCCGCCACCATGATCTTCGCCCTCGACCTGGAAGGCTGCCTCGCCCCCGAAATCTGGCCCGCGCTGGGCGCGCAGTTCTCGGTCCGCGAGTTCTCGCTCACGACCCGCGACCTCGGCGACTTCGACGAGCTGATGCGCCTGCGCGTCGCGGCCGCGCGCGCGGCGGGTCTGCGCCTGGCCGACCTGCAGGTCATCGCGCACGCCGTCGAGCCCTACCTGGGCGCGCGCGAGTTCGTCGCCCGGCTGCGGGCCCTCGGCAACGTCATCATCATCTCGGACACGTTCCACGAGTTCGCCGACCCGATCGCCGCCAGGCTCGGCGGCGTCAACCTGTTCGCGAACCAGTTCGAGGTGGACGAGGCCGGCGAGCTCGCGGGCATCAAGCTGCGCATTCGCGGGCAGAAGGAGCGGCTCGTCACCGGCTTCAAGTCCGCCGGCTTCAAGGTCGCGGCCATGGGCGACAGCATGAACGACTACTCGCTGCTGGGCTCGTGCGACTACCCGCTGATGTTCCGCCCGGTCGAAGCGCTGCGCGCGAAGTTCCCCGGAGCGCCCGAGGCGCAGAACCTCGACGAGGCGCTGGCGTTCTTCACCGACGCGCGGCGCCGGCTGGACGAGAGCGAGAAGCAGGGCTGAAGGCGCGCCGCACGCGCGGCTCCTTTCTCCCTTCGCGCGAGGCCGCCGGACGGGCGCCGGGGCACGCTCAGCGCAGCGCGCGCGCCCAGTCGAGCAGCGCCCGCGCGTCGCCGAGATCGTCCAGCAGCAGGTCGGGCGCGTGCGGCGCGAGCTGCGCGCGCGTCCGGCCGCCGGTCGCGACGGCGACGGCGTGAGCGCCGGCGGCGCGGGCGCACTCGATGTCCAGCTCGGTGTCGCCCACGACCACGCAGCGCGAGGGCGGCGCGCCCCAGCGCTCGGCCGCCCGCGTGACGGC
This window contains:
- a CDS encoding Lrp/AsnC family transcriptional regulator; this encodes MKLDAKDRRILQLVQRDGASAQAEIAKKVGLSTAAVNERLRKLEASGVIRRWTALVRPEAVGASITAFVEVFIENPRFESAFLERVTRLNEVQECHHVTGEFSLLLKVRVRDMESLQRLLLEQLAAHDGVRQTRTVMVLSTTKEETYVEPVARGAES
- the thrH gene encoding bifunctional phosphoserine phosphatase/homoserine phosphotransferase ThrH produces the protein MIFALDLEGCLAPEIWPALGAQFSVREFSLTTRDLGDFDELMRLRVAAARAAGLRLADLQVIAHAVEPYLGAREFVARLRALGNVIIISDTFHEFADPIAARLGGVNLFANQFEVDEAGELAGIKLRIRGQKERLVTGFKSAGFKVAAMGDSMNDYSLLGSCDYPLMFRPVEALRAKFPGAPEAQNLDEALAFFTDARRRLDESEKQG
- a CDS encoding L-lysine 6-transaminase, with protein sequence MSKHIAPNQVHDTLHRHMLADGYDIVLDLEKSQGRRIWDSRGNRSFLDLFSFFATFPIGFNHPKLKDGEFLARLTRAALVNPTNSDIYTTEMAEFVDTFGRVAMGPDWKHAFFVAGGALGVENALKAAMDWKVRRNFAKGIEREEGHRILHFRDAFHGRSGYTVSMTNTADPRKYQYFAKFDWPRVSNPALRFPVDAAELARVAQAERASLDEVKAAFHADPHGIAAVILEPIQAEGGDNHFRPEFLKALVALAHENDALFIVDEVQTGVGLTGTFWAYPQLGVQPDLLAFGKKMQVCGCLGGGRVDEEPQNVFRVKSRINSTWGGNLVDMVRCQRYLEIIEEEKLVRNAATVGAHLLAGLEAMQSRRADVLSNARGRGLMCAVDFPDGATRDAVAKKAYELGMIILPCGHRSLRFRPPLDITAAEVDEALGIVEKATDAVLATSAAK